In Candidatus Electrothrix scaldis, the genomic window GCAACCTTAGGCTCAACAGCAACACCCTCAGTATCATACAACTGCTTCAAAACAGTACCGGTGCAACCAACAGGCTTTACATAACAAAAAATCGGATTATTTGTGGTCACATCACCAATCTTGTGATGATCAACGATAGCAACCACGCTATCAGCGTTGAGGTTGTCAGGAGCCTGGGCCAAATCACTGTGATCTACCAGAGCTACAGTCTTACCAGCAGCATCAGTCATAATCTCCGGTGCAGCTACACCAAAGCGATTGAGAACAGCTTCCGTCTCTGGATTCATTTTTCCCTGCATAGACGCGATAGCATCTTGTCCACCGGCTTTCAGCAGCTCGGCATAAGCAATAGCAGCGGTGACGGAGTCGGTATCCGGATTTTTGTGGCCTGTAACATAGACTGCCATAAGACTTCCCTCCTGGAAATTTTAGAATATAATAAGAGCACGACAAAATGTTCTTATGCACTTGATTGAGCCGTTCCCTGTTGGACGGACTGTGCAACGGTACGTACCGATTGCACTCAAAAAGTTGTTTGTGATATTTAGCCCTTTCGGTGGAGAGCGTCAAGGGGAAAACTGTTAAAAGAAGGTTAGCCCCCTCATTTCCTGTAAAATATCAGATACAAATGGCAAACACACACAGGCTCTTCAAAGTTATTCCCCTTGCATTCTGACCGTAACGCGATACCTTCAAGGGAGGTTAGGCGACTTGATTCTGGCTATACGTTTCAATGAAGCTAAAGAAGCATAGCCTTTTTCTCCAGCTCTCTTATGCAAACAATGCAAACAAGCGCTTACTGAACGTTGCATGCTATATCAGAAGAGTTATTAGTACCACAAAACAGGAAAACACTATGAAAAAGAAAACAATGCACACCATCGTATTTGGTTCTGCCGCTCTCACAGCAGCAACAGCCGGTGCATGGTTCATGCTTTCATCTGAGCCAGCTCCTCCAAAAACACCAGTTCCAACTCTTCCTTCCGCTGACATAGAGAAAAATGCTCAGGTAAAAAACGAGCCATCATTGCCTCAACTGCCCGATGCATCTCCTGTAGTGCCAGATCCCCCTAATGATCCCCTTGTAGATTCCTCAAAATCATTACTTGAAAATGCTCTTCTTGATAATCCAGCTGAAAAACCAAGCGAAGACAAAGAAAGGGTCTTATCTGAGCAAGATGAACCTATGGAAAAAAAACATAACTCTCTCTCAAATAAAGAAGAGGATGCCTCCAGTCAAGAACCATCAAAATCTGATTTTCTTGTATCCCCATCTCTTCTAGGCAAGGGAAAAACTGAAAGCACTTTAACGGAGACACCCTCTTCTGTTATTACCCAGGGAAATGAAAACGAACTGCCTCAAGATATAAGCACTTCACCCCGGCAACAGGCCGCGAACGGGACAGCAGAGCCCCCATGCAAGGAGGTCACTCCACTTCTCAGTAATTTCCTGAACAAAGTAGAAGACAAGGGATACAGCAAGGACACAGAAGCGAAGCAATCTCTTCAGGAGCACTTTAATAACCTTGCTACCCAACTTACGAAAAATCCGCCGGTTGTTACCCATGAGACTGATGACCTTTATACAGTCCTCACGAATACAGCCCATTTCTTTCGCATTCTGGGGAAAGACAATATGCAGCTTCTGCAAAAAGTTCTTAAGCAGAACTCATCAGATTTTGAAGCAATTGCAGCAGAAATCTATCAAACAAGTACAGGTGGTGACACCTGTGTGAGTGGGAAAGAAACGCTAGAAATACCCTTTACCGCAGCCTACGAATATGCAGGATTCTTCCTCAATACCTTAGGTGGACGCTCTTATCTTTTCCGAAGAGACCCAGGAACGCGATTACTGGTAAATTATTATGCGGTTCTGATTCTTGATCAGGCAAACAAACGGCACATGAACAGTTACGGATTAGATATCAGGGAGCAACTACCGTGGCTGATTCAGGAAATGGAGGCGAGCAACCGGCTCAGCCACAAGGAGAAGTATCTTGATAAGCTCTATGAGCTTTCTGAGGAGTATCAAGCCTTGCCGTAGAGTGACTTTTCTGCCACCCTACAGCAAAAGCTCTGGGGCGAAAAGCACTTTCTTTCGCCCCTAATAACCAGAGTGATCTGGTTATTACATAGCAGCACCAGAAGCAGCACCCTGCATCTTGACCTCAACTTTCTCGGTCAGGCTACCATAGTACTTCTTGAGGTGATCCAGAACCTCATCACGACCAAAGTGATCCACAATCTCAGCGCCGTCAGACAGTGCCTTACGAAGTTTGGTACCGGACAGGATAACACGGTCATCTTTGGTGTGGTTACAGGTACGGAGAGAGGCCATACCATCACATTTGTGGCAGTAGAAGGTCCAGTCAATCTTCATAGGCTGACAAAGCAGGTCTTTACCTGCCTCGCCGGTCTTGGGTACGCGATCAAAGATCTCCTGAGCTTCGAACAGACCGTAGAAGTCACCTACACCAGCATGGTCACGACCGATCAGCATGTCGCTGATACCGTAGTTCTGACGGAAGGTAGCGTGCAGCAGTCCTTCACGGGGACCAGCATAACGCATATCCAGCGGGTAACCAGCGTTGATAACGTTGTCTTTTACAAAGTAGTTGTCAATCAGAATCTCGATAGCCTTTACACGGGTATCCGCAGGGATATCACCAGGCTTCAGGTTACCTATCAAAGAGTGAATCAGAACACCATCGCAAACCTCGATAGCAATCTTTGCCAGGTACTCATGGGAACGATGCATGGGGTTACGCAACTGCAGAGCAGCAACTTTAGACCAGCCACGCTCCTCAAACATAGCACGGGTTTCAGCAGGAGTTAGGTAAACGCCCTGGTACTCATCCGGGTAGCTTCCCTGAGAGAGAACTTTAACAGGTCCAGCAATGTTAACTGCCTTCTGGTTCATAACCATGATAACGCCAGGATGATCTTCCGGCGCAATGGCCCAGAATTTATCATCAGCAGACTCTTCACCTTCGCCCTTGAAGACCTTCTCGCACTCCCATTTCTTATCGGCTTCGGTCATTTCGTACTTCTCTGAGACCTTCATGGTAGCCATGATTTCGCCGTCAGCTTCCAAGGCAATCTCTTCGCCCAGCTCAATGGAATCAGCATCGTCCTTGGAGATATCCAGGGTGATGGGTACAGGCCAGAAAGTTCCGTCGCTCAGCTGAAAGTTCTCACATACGCCTTTCCAGTCAGCCTTGTTCATGAATCCGTCCAGCGGAGAAAATCCACCGATACCCATCATGATCAGGTCACCTTTAGCACGAGCACTAACCTGAACTTTTTTCAGGCCTTCAGCCTTCTCTTTCTCTGCAACTAGCTCATTACCGTGTAACAGAGCACAAACAAGACCTTTTCCGCCGTGAGGGGCTACTAATTGAGACATAATCCTTTCCTCTTTGAGTTAAATGTTATGGTATTACCATGTGTTGTCGAATTTAACACCCGTTATCGCCTGTAACCGTTATTGTCGGCACTCAGGCTGTCTGAGAATCAGGTATAAAAAAGGCTAAATATAGGCATGAACCCATAGAAGTCAAGGAAAAAATACTCTTTCAAAAAGGTAAACAATATATTCAACTTGTTTGATATAGCTGCGATAGCGATGGCACCTTAAGAAGAAAAAATATAAACAGCCTCCGGGAATCCCGAAGGCTGTTTATGAATAAAATCTCTACAAAAAAACGTTTATTCTTCTACTCCACATTTATCGGACCAGTTCAACTTATTACTTTCACGCTTGGCTGGCTCAGGTTTTTCAGCATAGAACTCACCACCACTCCCTGCTGCTCCTGCAGAACCTACGTTAGCCAGTCCTCGTACCGGACTTTTGAATTCATGGACTTCACCAGGGTTTTCAGAGCTACCTGTCGAGCTGCTTCCACCACCAAACCCTGAGCCGCTTGCTCCAAATGTACTCTCTCCAGAGCCCTTAGAGCCATCATCAGGATCTACCAGGATATCCCACGCTCCGGTTCCGGTAGTATGAGAGAGCTTATACAGAAAACTCTGGCCTTCAGCCTTACATTTATCATTATAGGGCTGATAGGTAGAGAAAAAAAGTTTGCTGTTAAACAACAAAGAACTGTTAAGATTACGCTCTCGCGGGTCGTGAAAGACATGATACCAGCCATCCAAACCAGTCGTGTATTCTCTGTCGTCAGAAGCTGTTTGACACCCCGTTCCAGTGATATACTGCTGCAATTTTTCAAAAGTATATTCTTCCAGAGTCGTGTCATAAATAGGACCGTTTTTCCCGTCAGGAAAACAAATCTCATTCAATACATCATCCGAGTCAGCCGCCCACCATGGCTCATAGTAGGTATCCTCATCTAACGTGACAAAATGACCGCAATAAAGGTAACCGGTATCCGCTCCGACAAGGATATTATCAGTCCGCATCAGGCCCCGCTGCCCAGGAACGCCTCCACTAGGAAGTGGGCCTCCAGGAACTAAGGGATTCATGCCGGTTTCGGAATTTGCTTCGGTCTTGCCGTTCGTGGCTGTACCCCAATCCGTAATATCCCATTCAATAGTAGCCCATGTCATTACACTGTCAGAACAAACATCAGACGCCGCTTGTAAATCACGCCCATCCTTTACCGGCTCCTTTAAACCGAAAAAAGCTTTTTGGGTCCTGTTGCTACAGCTATCCTCCGGGATACATTTGAGATCGTCAGTATTCCAAGTACACCCATCAGCAGCCCCACAATCTACATCGTTTCCAAATGACTCACAATCTGCATATATACATCGACCATCATCCGTTTTATCCTTCTCATCGTAGAAA contains:
- the sat gene encoding sulfate adenylyltransferase translates to MSQLVAPHGGKGLVCALLHGNELVAEKEKAEGLKKVQVSARAKGDLIMMGIGGFSPLDGFMNKADWKGVCENFQLSDGTFWPVPITLDISKDDADSIELGEEIALEADGEIMATMKVSEKYEMTEADKKWECEKVFKGEGEESADDKFWAIAPEDHPGVIMVMNQKAVNIAGPVKVLSQGSYPDEYQGVYLTPAETRAMFEERGWSKVAALQLRNPMHRSHEYLAKIAIEVCDGVLIHSLIGNLKPGDIPADTRVKAIEILIDNYFVKDNVINAGYPLDMRYAGPREGLLHATFRQNYGISDMLIGRDHAGVGDFYGLFEAQEIFDRVPKTGEAGKDLLCQPMKIDWTFYCHKCDGMASLRTCNHTKDDRVILSGTKLRKALSDGAEIVDHFGRDEVLDHLKKYYGSLTEKVEVKMQGAASGAAM